A window of the Pungitius pungitius chromosome 3, fPunPun2.1, whole genome shotgun sequence genome harbors these coding sequences:
- the tmprss4a gene encoding transmembrane protease serine 4a isoform X6 — translation MRTIVQVPEESAAPLNPRQPVVLRPGRHRRPMTAPKTEKEKASKRRKVLLTVLAVVIVLGILVTAGYFIKVLIDSKYFFCKSSVKFIPIDQACDGKNDCSGGEDEITCLSKFTVNTTFPVRLMTGQQVLQVYSTDQGWRSVCGDDWTEQNTATACNQLGYTSKPTSTNVPVNTLSSLKNGPFTAIRLRSTNTPIHLATTDRAVCTSGFVVSLSCSDCGRVASEGRIVGGSAASIDHWPWQVSLQQGGQHTCGGSLVAPRWVLTAAHCFTGSKKELSRWRVMSGQTLMNTLGGSYVDRIILNGDYNPVRSDYDIALMRLSSPISVGVSSKPVCLPPNAFGPPPDASMTVTGWGYLVENGKVSSSLQEATIPLIDWAKCSSPSVYGSAVTPRMLCAGLLQGGVDACQGDSGGPLVYLTSSHWHLVGVVSWGVGCARKEKPGVYTNVEEMLNWIHTVVEQNP, via the exons ACGATCGTCCAGGTGCCTGAGGAAAGTGCAGCACCTTTGAACCCCAGGCAGCCAG TGGTTCTACGGCCAGGCCGGCACAGAAGGCCCATGACTGCTCCAAAGACCGAGAAAGAAAAGGCGTCTAAGAGGAGGAAAGTGCTGCTGACTGTCCTGGCAGTTGTCATCGTGCTGGGAATACTGGTCACCGCTGGATACTTCA TCAAGGTGCTGATTGACAGCAAATATTTCTTCTGCAAGAGTTCAGTGAAGTTCATCCCCATAGACCAGGCCTGCGACGGGAAAAATGACTGTTCCGGGGGCGAGGATGAAATTACATGCCTGTCGAAGTTTACGGTCAACACTACGTTTCCAG TGCGTCTCATGACGGGGCAGCAGGTCCTGCAGGTGTACAGCACTGACCAGGGTTGGCGGAGTGTGTGTGGCGACGACTGGACCGAGCAGAACACGGCGACGGCCTGCAATCAACTGGGCTACACATC TAAACCCACTAGCACCAATGTCCCGGTGAACACCTTGTCTTCCCTGAAAAATGGACCATTTACAGCCATCAGACTTCGTTCTACAAACACGCCCATACATCTGGCTACCACAGACCG CGCTGTATGCACATCTGGATTCGTCGTATCCTTGTCGTGTTcag ACTGTGGCCGGGTGGCCTCAGAGGGACGTATTGTCGGGGGTTCAGCTGCTTCAATTGACCACTGGCCCTGGCAGGTTAGCCTGCAGCAGGGGGGCCAGCACACATGTGGAGGCTCACTGGTGGCCCCGCGTTGGGTCCTCACTGCCGCCCACTGTTTCACGGG GAGTAAAAAGGAGCTGAGTCGCTGGAGAGTGATGTCGGGCCAGACATTAATGAACACACTCGGCGGTTCCTATGTGGACCGGATCATCTTGAATGGAGACTACAACCCGGTGCGAAGCGACTATGACATCGCGCTGATGAGACTCAGCAGCCCGATCTCAGTGGGAG TCAGCAGCAAGCCGGTTTGTCTACCTCCCAACGCCTTTGGCCCTCCCCCCGATGCCTCCATGACTGTGACTGGCTGGGGATACCTAGTGGAAAACG GGAAGGTCTCTTCCTCACTCCAGGAGGCCACTATCCCTCTGATCGACTGGGCTAAGTGTTCCAGCCCCTCAGTGTATGGTAGTGCCGTAACCCCGAGGATGCTCTGTGCCGGTTTACTGCAGGGTGGAGTGGACGCCTGCCAG GGGGACAGTGGGGGTCCGTTGGTGTACTTGACCTCCTCACATTGGCATCTGGTCGGCGTGGTGAGCTGGGGCGTCGGCTGCGCTCGGAAGGAAAAGCCGGGCGTTTACACGAACGTCGAGGAGATGTTAAACTGGATTCATACGGTCGTCGAG CAAAACCCGTGA
- the tmprss4a gene encoding transmembrane protease serine 4a isoform X7: protein MTAPKTEKEKASKRRKVLLTVLAVVIVLGILVTAGYFIKVLIDSKYFFCKSSVKFIPIDQACDGKNDCSGGEDEITCLSKFTVNTTFPVRLMTGQQVLQVYSTDQGWRSVCGDDWTEQNTATACNQLGYTSKPTSTNVPVNTLSSLKNGPFTAIRLRSTNTPIHLATTDRAVCTSGFVVSLSCSDCGRVASEGRIVGGSAASIDHWPWQVSLQQGGQHTCGGSLVAPRWVLTAAHCFTGSKKELSRWRVMSGQTLMNTLGGSYVDRIILNGDYNPVRSDYDIALMRLSSPISVGVSSKPVCLPPNAFGPPPDASMTVTGWGYLVENGKVSSSLQEATIPLIDWAKCSSPSVYGSAVTPRMLCAGLLQGGVDACQGDSGGPLVYLTSSHWHLVGVVSWGVGCARKEKPGVYTNVEEMLNWIHTVVEQNP from the exons ATGACTGCTCCAAAGACCGAGAAAGAAAAGGCGTCTAAGAGGAGGAAAGTGCTGCTGACTGTCCTGGCAGTTGTCATCGTGCTGGGAATACTGGTCACCGCTGGATACTTCA TCAAGGTGCTGATTGACAGCAAATATTTCTTCTGCAAGAGTTCAGTGAAGTTCATCCCCATAGACCAGGCCTGCGACGGGAAAAATGACTGTTCCGGGGGCGAGGATGAAATTACATGCCTGTCGAAGTTTACGGTCAACACTACGTTTCCAG TGCGTCTCATGACGGGGCAGCAGGTCCTGCAGGTGTACAGCACTGACCAGGGTTGGCGGAGTGTGTGTGGCGACGACTGGACCGAGCAGAACACGGCGACGGCCTGCAATCAACTGGGCTACACATC TAAACCCACTAGCACCAATGTCCCGGTGAACACCTTGTCTTCCCTGAAAAATGGACCATTTACAGCCATCAGACTTCGTTCTACAAACACGCCCATACATCTGGCTACCACAGACCG CGCTGTATGCACATCTGGATTCGTCGTATCCTTGTCGTGTTcag ACTGTGGCCGGGTGGCCTCAGAGGGACGTATTGTCGGGGGTTCAGCTGCTTCAATTGACCACTGGCCCTGGCAGGTTAGCCTGCAGCAGGGGGGCCAGCACACATGTGGAGGCTCACTGGTGGCCCCGCGTTGGGTCCTCACTGCCGCCCACTGTTTCACGGG GAGTAAAAAGGAGCTGAGTCGCTGGAGAGTGATGTCGGGCCAGACATTAATGAACACACTCGGCGGTTCCTATGTGGACCGGATCATCTTGAATGGAGACTACAACCCGGTGCGAAGCGACTATGACATCGCGCTGATGAGACTCAGCAGCCCGATCTCAGTGGGAG TCAGCAGCAAGCCGGTTTGTCTACCTCCCAACGCCTTTGGCCCTCCCCCCGATGCCTCCATGACTGTGACTGGCTGGGGATACCTAGTGGAAAACG GGAAGGTCTCTTCCTCACTCCAGGAGGCCACTATCCCTCTGATCGACTGGGCTAAGTGTTCCAGCCCCTCAGTGTATGGTAGTGCCGTAACCCCGAGGATGCTCTGTGCCGGTTTACTGCAGGGTGGAGTGGACGCCTGCCAG GGGGACAGTGGGGGTCCGTTGGTGTACTTGACCTCCTCACATTGGCATCTGGTCGGCGTGGTGAGCTGGGGCGTCGGCTGCGCTCGGAAGGAAAAGCCGGGCGTTTACACGAACGTCGAGGAGATGTTAAACTGGATTCATACGGTCGTCGAG CAAAACCCGTGA
- the tmprss4a gene encoding transmembrane protease serine 4a isoform X1 yields the protein MDRGVSLRADEDVSQKALVRPGVPIENLYMQTIVQVPEESAAPLNPRQPVVLRPGRHRRPMTAPKTEKEKASKRRKVLLTVLAVVIVLGILVTAGYFIKVLIDSKYFFCKSSVKFIPIDQACDGKNDCSGGEDEITCLSKFTVNTTFPVRLMTGQQVLQVYSTDQGWRSVCGDDWTEQNTATACNQLGYTSKPTSTNVPVNTLSSLKNGPFTAIRLRSTNTPIHLATTDRAVCTSGFVVSLSCSDCGRVASEGRIVGGSAASIDHWPWQVSLQQGGQHTCGGSLVAPRWVLTAAHCFTGSKKELSRWRVMSGQTLMNTLGGSYVDRIILNGDYNPVRSDYDIALMRLSSPISVGVSSKPVCLPPNAFGPPPDASMTVTGWGYLVENGKVSSSLQEATIPLIDWAKCSSPSVYGSAVTPRMLCAGLLQGGVDACQGDSGGPLVYLTSSHWHLVGVVSWGVGCARKEKPGVYTNVEEMLNWIHTVVEQNP from the exons TGTGTCATTGAGGGCCGATGAAGACGTTTCCCAGAAGGCACTCGTACGTCCAGGTGTGCCAATAGAGAACTTGTATATGCAG ACGATCGTCCAGGTGCCTGAGGAAAGTGCAGCACCTTTGAACCCCAGGCAGCCAG TGGTTCTACGGCCAGGCCGGCACAGAAGGCCCATGACTGCTCCAAAGACCGAGAAAGAAAAGGCGTCTAAGAGGAGGAAAGTGCTGCTGACTGTCCTGGCAGTTGTCATCGTGCTGGGAATACTGGTCACCGCTGGATACTTCA TCAAGGTGCTGATTGACAGCAAATATTTCTTCTGCAAGAGTTCAGTGAAGTTCATCCCCATAGACCAGGCCTGCGACGGGAAAAATGACTGTTCCGGGGGCGAGGATGAAATTACATGCCTGTCGAAGTTTACGGTCAACACTACGTTTCCAG TGCGTCTCATGACGGGGCAGCAGGTCCTGCAGGTGTACAGCACTGACCAGGGTTGGCGGAGTGTGTGTGGCGACGACTGGACCGAGCAGAACACGGCGACGGCCTGCAATCAACTGGGCTACACATC TAAACCCACTAGCACCAATGTCCCGGTGAACACCTTGTCTTCCCTGAAAAATGGACCATTTACAGCCATCAGACTTCGTTCTACAAACACGCCCATACATCTGGCTACCACAGACCG CGCTGTATGCACATCTGGATTCGTCGTATCCTTGTCGTGTTcag ACTGTGGCCGGGTGGCCTCAGAGGGACGTATTGTCGGGGGTTCAGCTGCTTCAATTGACCACTGGCCCTGGCAGGTTAGCCTGCAGCAGGGGGGCCAGCACACATGTGGAGGCTCACTGGTGGCCCCGCGTTGGGTCCTCACTGCCGCCCACTGTTTCACGGG GAGTAAAAAGGAGCTGAGTCGCTGGAGAGTGATGTCGGGCCAGACATTAATGAACACACTCGGCGGTTCCTATGTGGACCGGATCATCTTGAATGGAGACTACAACCCGGTGCGAAGCGACTATGACATCGCGCTGATGAGACTCAGCAGCCCGATCTCAGTGGGAG TCAGCAGCAAGCCGGTTTGTCTACCTCCCAACGCCTTTGGCCCTCCCCCCGATGCCTCCATGACTGTGACTGGCTGGGGATACCTAGTGGAAAACG GGAAGGTCTCTTCCTCACTCCAGGAGGCCACTATCCCTCTGATCGACTGGGCTAAGTGTTCCAGCCCCTCAGTGTATGGTAGTGCCGTAACCCCGAGGATGCTCTGTGCCGGTTTACTGCAGGGTGGAGTGGACGCCTGCCAG GGGGACAGTGGGGGTCCGTTGGTGTACTTGACCTCCTCACATTGGCATCTGGTCGGCGTGGTGAGCTGGGGCGTCGGCTGCGCTCGGAAGGAAAAGCCGGGCGTTTACACGAACGTCGAGGAGATGTTAAACTGGATTCATACGGTCGTCGAG CAAAACCCGTGA
- the tmprss4a gene encoding transmembrane protease serine 4a isoform X2, whose translation MRVSATRCRVNTCKDGTSAPSFASQTIVQVPEESAAPLNPRQPVVLRPGRHRRPMTAPKTEKEKASKRRKVLLTVLAVVIVLGILVTAGYFIKVLIDSKYFFCKSSVKFIPIDQACDGKNDCSGGEDEITCLSKFTVNTTFPVRLMTGQQVLQVYSTDQGWRSVCGDDWTEQNTATACNQLGYTSKPTSTNVPVNTLSSLKNGPFTAIRLRSTNTPIHLATTDRAVCTSGFVVSLSCSDCGRVASEGRIVGGSAASIDHWPWQVSLQQGGQHTCGGSLVAPRWVLTAAHCFTGSKKELSRWRVMSGQTLMNTLGGSYVDRIILNGDYNPVRSDYDIALMRLSSPISVGVSSKPVCLPPNAFGPPPDASMTVTGWGYLVENGKVSSSLQEATIPLIDWAKCSSPSVYGSAVTPRMLCAGLLQGGVDACQGDSGGPLVYLTSSHWHLVGVVSWGVGCARKEKPGVYTNVEEMLNWIHTVVEQNP comes from the exons ACGATCGTCCAGGTGCCTGAGGAAAGTGCAGCACCTTTGAACCCCAGGCAGCCAG TGGTTCTACGGCCAGGCCGGCACAGAAGGCCCATGACTGCTCCAAAGACCGAGAAAGAAAAGGCGTCTAAGAGGAGGAAAGTGCTGCTGACTGTCCTGGCAGTTGTCATCGTGCTGGGAATACTGGTCACCGCTGGATACTTCA TCAAGGTGCTGATTGACAGCAAATATTTCTTCTGCAAGAGTTCAGTGAAGTTCATCCCCATAGACCAGGCCTGCGACGGGAAAAATGACTGTTCCGGGGGCGAGGATGAAATTACATGCCTGTCGAAGTTTACGGTCAACACTACGTTTCCAG TGCGTCTCATGACGGGGCAGCAGGTCCTGCAGGTGTACAGCACTGACCAGGGTTGGCGGAGTGTGTGTGGCGACGACTGGACCGAGCAGAACACGGCGACGGCCTGCAATCAACTGGGCTACACATC TAAACCCACTAGCACCAATGTCCCGGTGAACACCTTGTCTTCCCTGAAAAATGGACCATTTACAGCCATCAGACTTCGTTCTACAAACACGCCCATACATCTGGCTACCACAGACCG CGCTGTATGCACATCTGGATTCGTCGTATCCTTGTCGTGTTcag ACTGTGGCCGGGTGGCCTCAGAGGGACGTATTGTCGGGGGTTCAGCTGCTTCAATTGACCACTGGCCCTGGCAGGTTAGCCTGCAGCAGGGGGGCCAGCACACATGTGGAGGCTCACTGGTGGCCCCGCGTTGGGTCCTCACTGCCGCCCACTGTTTCACGGG GAGTAAAAAGGAGCTGAGTCGCTGGAGAGTGATGTCGGGCCAGACATTAATGAACACACTCGGCGGTTCCTATGTGGACCGGATCATCTTGAATGGAGACTACAACCCGGTGCGAAGCGACTATGACATCGCGCTGATGAGACTCAGCAGCCCGATCTCAGTGGGAG TCAGCAGCAAGCCGGTTTGTCTACCTCCCAACGCCTTTGGCCCTCCCCCCGATGCCTCCATGACTGTGACTGGCTGGGGATACCTAGTGGAAAACG GGAAGGTCTCTTCCTCACTCCAGGAGGCCACTATCCCTCTGATCGACTGGGCTAAGTGTTCCAGCCCCTCAGTGTATGGTAGTGCCGTAACCCCGAGGATGCTCTGTGCCGGTTTACTGCAGGGTGGAGTGGACGCCTGCCAG GGGGACAGTGGGGGTCCGTTGGTGTACTTGACCTCCTCACATTGGCATCTGGTCGGCGTGGTGAGCTGGGGCGTCGGCTGCGCTCGGAAGGAAAAGCCGGGCGTTTACACGAACGTCGAGGAGATGTTAAACTGGATTCATACGGTCGTCGAG CAAAACCCGTGA
- the tmprss4a gene encoding transmembrane protease serine 4a isoform X4, translated as MLEILPAPTRQHFTIVQVPEESAAPLNPRQPVVLRPGRHRRPMTAPKTEKEKASKRRKVLLTVLAVVIVLGILVTAGYFIKVLIDSKYFFCKSSVKFIPIDQACDGKNDCSGGEDEITCLSKFTVNTTFPVRLMTGQQVLQVYSTDQGWRSVCGDDWTEQNTATACNQLGYTSKPTSTNVPVNTLSSLKNGPFTAIRLRSTNTPIHLATTDRAVCTSGFVVSLSCSDCGRVASEGRIVGGSAASIDHWPWQVSLQQGGQHTCGGSLVAPRWVLTAAHCFTGSKKELSRWRVMSGQTLMNTLGGSYVDRIILNGDYNPVRSDYDIALMRLSSPISVGVSSKPVCLPPNAFGPPPDASMTVTGWGYLVENGKVSSSLQEATIPLIDWAKCSSPSVYGSAVTPRMLCAGLLQGGVDACQGDSGGPLVYLTSSHWHLVGVVSWGVGCARKEKPGVYTNVEEMLNWIHTVVEQNP; from the exons ACGATCGTCCAGGTGCCTGAGGAAAGTGCAGCACCTTTGAACCCCAGGCAGCCAG TGGTTCTACGGCCAGGCCGGCACAGAAGGCCCATGACTGCTCCAAAGACCGAGAAAGAAAAGGCGTCTAAGAGGAGGAAAGTGCTGCTGACTGTCCTGGCAGTTGTCATCGTGCTGGGAATACTGGTCACCGCTGGATACTTCA TCAAGGTGCTGATTGACAGCAAATATTTCTTCTGCAAGAGTTCAGTGAAGTTCATCCCCATAGACCAGGCCTGCGACGGGAAAAATGACTGTTCCGGGGGCGAGGATGAAATTACATGCCTGTCGAAGTTTACGGTCAACACTACGTTTCCAG TGCGTCTCATGACGGGGCAGCAGGTCCTGCAGGTGTACAGCACTGACCAGGGTTGGCGGAGTGTGTGTGGCGACGACTGGACCGAGCAGAACACGGCGACGGCCTGCAATCAACTGGGCTACACATC TAAACCCACTAGCACCAATGTCCCGGTGAACACCTTGTCTTCCCTGAAAAATGGACCATTTACAGCCATCAGACTTCGTTCTACAAACACGCCCATACATCTGGCTACCACAGACCG CGCTGTATGCACATCTGGATTCGTCGTATCCTTGTCGTGTTcag ACTGTGGCCGGGTGGCCTCAGAGGGACGTATTGTCGGGGGTTCAGCTGCTTCAATTGACCACTGGCCCTGGCAGGTTAGCCTGCAGCAGGGGGGCCAGCACACATGTGGAGGCTCACTGGTGGCCCCGCGTTGGGTCCTCACTGCCGCCCACTGTTTCACGGG GAGTAAAAAGGAGCTGAGTCGCTGGAGAGTGATGTCGGGCCAGACATTAATGAACACACTCGGCGGTTCCTATGTGGACCGGATCATCTTGAATGGAGACTACAACCCGGTGCGAAGCGACTATGACATCGCGCTGATGAGACTCAGCAGCCCGATCTCAGTGGGAG TCAGCAGCAAGCCGGTTTGTCTACCTCCCAACGCCTTTGGCCCTCCCCCCGATGCCTCCATGACTGTGACTGGCTGGGGATACCTAGTGGAAAACG GGAAGGTCTCTTCCTCACTCCAGGAGGCCACTATCCCTCTGATCGACTGGGCTAAGTGTTCCAGCCCCTCAGTGTATGGTAGTGCCGTAACCCCGAGGATGCTCTGTGCCGGTTTACTGCAGGGTGGAGTGGACGCCTGCCAG GGGGACAGTGGGGGTCCGTTGGTGTACTTGACCTCCTCACATTGGCATCTGGTCGGCGTGGTGAGCTGGGGCGTCGGCTGCGCTCGGAAGGAAAAGCCGGGCGTTTACACGAACGTCGAGGAGATGTTAAACTGGATTCATACGGTCGTCGAG CAAAACCCGTGA
- the tmprss4a gene encoding transmembrane protease serine 4a isoform X3, whose product MLEILPAPTRQHFVRLPFVHMTIVQVPEESAAPLNPRQPVVLRPGRHRRPMTAPKTEKEKASKRRKVLLTVLAVVIVLGILVTAGYFIKVLIDSKYFFCKSSVKFIPIDQACDGKNDCSGGEDEITCLSKFTVNTTFPVRLMTGQQVLQVYSTDQGWRSVCGDDWTEQNTATACNQLGYTSKPTSTNVPVNTLSSLKNGPFTAIRLRSTNTPIHLATTDRAVCTSGFVVSLSCSDCGRVASEGRIVGGSAASIDHWPWQVSLQQGGQHTCGGSLVAPRWVLTAAHCFTGSKKELSRWRVMSGQTLMNTLGGSYVDRIILNGDYNPVRSDYDIALMRLSSPISVGVSSKPVCLPPNAFGPPPDASMTVTGWGYLVENGKVSSSLQEATIPLIDWAKCSSPSVYGSAVTPRMLCAGLLQGGVDACQGDSGGPLVYLTSSHWHLVGVVSWGVGCARKEKPGVYTNVEEMLNWIHTVVEQNP is encoded by the exons ACGATCGTCCAGGTGCCTGAGGAAAGTGCAGCACCTTTGAACCCCAGGCAGCCAG TGGTTCTACGGCCAGGCCGGCACAGAAGGCCCATGACTGCTCCAAAGACCGAGAAAGAAAAGGCGTCTAAGAGGAGGAAAGTGCTGCTGACTGTCCTGGCAGTTGTCATCGTGCTGGGAATACTGGTCACCGCTGGATACTTCA TCAAGGTGCTGATTGACAGCAAATATTTCTTCTGCAAGAGTTCAGTGAAGTTCATCCCCATAGACCAGGCCTGCGACGGGAAAAATGACTGTTCCGGGGGCGAGGATGAAATTACATGCCTGTCGAAGTTTACGGTCAACACTACGTTTCCAG TGCGTCTCATGACGGGGCAGCAGGTCCTGCAGGTGTACAGCACTGACCAGGGTTGGCGGAGTGTGTGTGGCGACGACTGGACCGAGCAGAACACGGCGACGGCCTGCAATCAACTGGGCTACACATC TAAACCCACTAGCACCAATGTCCCGGTGAACACCTTGTCTTCCCTGAAAAATGGACCATTTACAGCCATCAGACTTCGTTCTACAAACACGCCCATACATCTGGCTACCACAGACCG CGCTGTATGCACATCTGGATTCGTCGTATCCTTGTCGTGTTcag ACTGTGGCCGGGTGGCCTCAGAGGGACGTATTGTCGGGGGTTCAGCTGCTTCAATTGACCACTGGCCCTGGCAGGTTAGCCTGCAGCAGGGGGGCCAGCACACATGTGGAGGCTCACTGGTGGCCCCGCGTTGGGTCCTCACTGCCGCCCACTGTTTCACGGG GAGTAAAAAGGAGCTGAGTCGCTGGAGAGTGATGTCGGGCCAGACATTAATGAACACACTCGGCGGTTCCTATGTGGACCGGATCATCTTGAATGGAGACTACAACCCGGTGCGAAGCGACTATGACATCGCGCTGATGAGACTCAGCAGCCCGATCTCAGTGGGAG TCAGCAGCAAGCCGGTTTGTCTACCTCCCAACGCCTTTGGCCCTCCCCCCGATGCCTCCATGACTGTGACTGGCTGGGGATACCTAGTGGAAAACG GGAAGGTCTCTTCCTCACTCCAGGAGGCCACTATCCCTCTGATCGACTGGGCTAAGTGTTCCAGCCCCTCAGTGTATGGTAGTGCCGTAACCCCGAGGATGCTCTGTGCCGGTTTACTGCAGGGTGGAGTGGACGCCTGCCAG GGGGACAGTGGGGGTCCGTTGGTGTACTTGACCTCCTCACATTGGCATCTGGTCGGCGTGGTGAGCTGGGGCGTCGGCTGCGCTCGGAAGGAAAAGCCGGGCGTTTACACGAACGTCGAGGAGATGTTAAACTGGATTCATACGGTCGTCGAG CAAAACCCGTGA
- the tmprss4a gene encoding transmembrane protease serine 4a isoform X5: protein MKTFPRRHSYVQTIVQVPEESAAPLNPRQPVVLRPGRHRRPMTAPKTEKEKASKRRKVLLTVLAVVIVLGILVTAGYFIKVLIDSKYFFCKSSVKFIPIDQACDGKNDCSGGEDEITCLSKFTVNTTFPVRLMTGQQVLQVYSTDQGWRSVCGDDWTEQNTATACNQLGYTSKPTSTNVPVNTLSSLKNGPFTAIRLRSTNTPIHLATTDRAVCTSGFVVSLSCSDCGRVASEGRIVGGSAASIDHWPWQVSLQQGGQHTCGGSLVAPRWVLTAAHCFTGSKKELSRWRVMSGQTLMNTLGGSYVDRIILNGDYNPVRSDYDIALMRLSSPISVGVSSKPVCLPPNAFGPPPDASMTVTGWGYLVENGKVSSSLQEATIPLIDWAKCSSPSVYGSAVTPRMLCAGLLQGGVDACQGDSGGPLVYLTSSHWHLVGVVSWGVGCARKEKPGVYTNVEEMLNWIHTVVEQNP, encoded by the exons ATGAAGACGTTTCCCAGAAGGCACTCGTACGTCCAG ACGATCGTCCAGGTGCCTGAGGAAAGTGCAGCACCTTTGAACCCCAGGCAGCCAG TGGTTCTACGGCCAGGCCGGCACAGAAGGCCCATGACTGCTCCAAAGACCGAGAAAGAAAAGGCGTCTAAGAGGAGGAAAGTGCTGCTGACTGTCCTGGCAGTTGTCATCGTGCTGGGAATACTGGTCACCGCTGGATACTTCA TCAAGGTGCTGATTGACAGCAAATATTTCTTCTGCAAGAGTTCAGTGAAGTTCATCCCCATAGACCAGGCCTGCGACGGGAAAAATGACTGTTCCGGGGGCGAGGATGAAATTACATGCCTGTCGAAGTTTACGGTCAACACTACGTTTCCAG TGCGTCTCATGACGGGGCAGCAGGTCCTGCAGGTGTACAGCACTGACCAGGGTTGGCGGAGTGTGTGTGGCGACGACTGGACCGAGCAGAACACGGCGACGGCCTGCAATCAACTGGGCTACACATC TAAACCCACTAGCACCAATGTCCCGGTGAACACCTTGTCTTCCCTGAAAAATGGACCATTTACAGCCATCAGACTTCGTTCTACAAACACGCCCATACATCTGGCTACCACAGACCG CGCTGTATGCACATCTGGATTCGTCGTATCCTTGTCGTGTTcag ACTGTGGCCGGGTGGCCTCAGAGGGACGTATTGTCGGGGGTTCAGCTGCTTCAATTGACCACTGGCCCTGGCAGGTTAGCCTGCAGCAGGGGGGCCAGCACACATGTGGAGGCTCACTGGTGGCCCCGCGTTGGGTCCTCACTGCCGCCCACTGTTTCACGGG GAGTAAAAAGGAGCTGAGTCGCTGGAGAGTGATGTCGGGCCAGACATTAATGAACACACTCGGCGGTTCCTATGTGGACCGGATCATCTTGAATGGAGACTACAACCCGGTGCGAAGCGACTATGACATCGCGCTGATGAGACTCAGCAGCCCGATCTCAGTGGGAG TCAGCAGCAAGCCGGTTTGTCTACCTCCCAACGCCTTTGGCCCTCCCCCCGATGCCTCCATGACTGTGACTGGCTGGGGATACCTAGTGGAAAACG GGAAGGTCTCTTCCTCACTCCAGGAGGCCACTATCCCTCTGATCGACTGGGCTAAGTGTTCCAGCCCCTCAGTGTATGGTAGTGCCGTAACCCCGAGGATGCTCTGTGCCGGTTTACTGCAGGGTGGAGTGGACGCCTGCCAG GGGGACAGTGGGGGTCCGTTGGTGTACTTGACCTCCTCACATTGGCATCTGGTCGGCGTGGTGAGCTGGGGCGTCGGCTGCGCTCGGAAGGAAAAGCCGGGCGTTTACACGAACGTCGAGGAGATGTTAAACTGGATTCATACGGTCGTCGAG CAAAACCCGTGA